GTAGTGGCGCTCGAAGAGGAGTTCGAGTTGTGCGCCCTTCGTTGTGAGCGGTTGCGCGAGGTTGAACACCGCTGACGCAGCGCCCCCCGCGCGTCCGCTCCCGGCCCAGCCGGTAAACGGGTGCCCGTCCAGCGCCATCTTCGCGCCCAGGTTCGCGCGCACGTGCGACTCGGAGCCACCCGCAATCGCCACCGGCTTTCCGTTCGCGGTGAGCGTGAATTCGCTCAGAAGGAAGTCGCCCTTCGGCCCCTCGTAGTACGCGCGGCCGGGACCGGACCCGGGTAGGCGGTCGTCGGGTAGCGCTTCGATCCGGATCGCCGTGATTCCCGCGGGCAGATCGTTGAGAGCGAGCGTGTACAGGTCGCGTTTCTGAGCGTCGCCGCTCGCGAACACGGAGCCGTCCGCTTGCAGCGCGAGTTTCGTTGGTGCAGCTTCCATCTTCGTTGGCCGTACCGTCGTCCATTTCACCGCGTGTTTGCGCCCTGCGGACACCCACTCGTCGAACGCGGTCGCGAGCACTTCCGGGGCGACTTTCTTAACCCCATCCTCTTGTGCGGCACGGATCTTCGATTCGATTTCGGCCCGCTTCTTGGTCAATTCCGGCGTCGCCACCGGAAGCTCGGGTTCGTCCGCGTTGTTCAGGAGCGCGAAGAAGCGGAAGTATTCGGTGTGCGTGATCGGATCGAACTTGTGCGTGTGGCACTGCGCGCAGCCGACGGTGAGCCCGAGCCACACGGTTCCCGTCACGCTCGTGCGATCGGTAACCGCGTGGTAGCGGAACTCCAGCGGGTCGATACCGCCCTCTTCGTTGAGCATCGTGTTGCGGTGAAACCCGGTCGCAATCTGTGACGTGAGGGAAGGAGGCGCGCCCTTTTCGCTTTTGAGCATGTCTCCTGCAAGTTGCTCGATCGTGAACTGATCGAACGGCATATCGTCGTTGAGCGCCCGAATGACCCAATCGCGGTAGGGCCAAATGGAGCGCCCGCGGTCCTTTTCGTAGCCGTTGGTGTCCGCGTAGCGGGCGAGGTCGAGCCACTTTCGCGCCCAGCGCTCACCGTACCGCAGGGACTTCAGCAGCGCATCAACCACCTTCTCGTAAGCGTTCGGTGACTGATCCTTGACGAATGAGTCCACCTCTTCTGGTGTGGGCGGGATACCGATCAGGTCGAGGTACACCCGGCGAATGAGTGTGTACCGGTCGGCTTCCGGCGAAAGTGCCAGGCCCTCTTTTTGGAGACGAGTCACGACGAACGCATCAATGGGATTGCGGACGATTTCCTTCGCGTTCCGAATTTCGGGCACGGGCGGGCGCTTTGGCGGCACGAAGCTCCAGTGTGCCGCGTATGGTGAGCCGGCCGTGATCCACGCTTTGAGTGTCTGCTTCTCCTTTGCGGTGAGCACGACCTTCGTTGATGGAGGGGGCATCACCTCGCCCTCGTCGGTCGTTTCAATGCGCCGGAGGAATTCGCTATCGTTCGCTTTCCCGAGGATCTGTTCCGCGCCCTCGCGAGTATCGAGCCGGAGCTTGGCCTTGCGGCTCTTCTCGTCCGGGCCGTGGCACTTGAAGCACCGCGCCGCCAGAATCGGCCGCACGTCGCGGTTGAAATCCGGCTGCGCGGTGGCGATTTCAGGAGCGGGTTTCGCGGGCGGATCGGCACATACCATCGGCCCCGCGACCGCGCCGGCAAGCAAGACCAACCCGAACGCGGGCAAAAGGGTTTTCATGGAATCGCCTCGTATCGCTGAACTACCCCGCTGTAACGCGCGTGCGGCTGTCTCTAGGTATCGTAGTCGCCAACAACCGGGAGGGGCGACCACGATCAACGCGGGAGCACGGACGTTCGGGATATCAATTGGCGGGTGGTGGAAGAAACTTGCTCGTTGGTAGGCAAGGGTATTGTGCCACTAATCGTGCCCGAACGGAACCCGAAAGTGCGCGGTTGTCGCAAAGTGCCCCTTTGCTGCACGCGCTAAATCAGTCA
The Gemmata palustris DNA segment above includes these coding regions:
- a CDS encoding PSD1 and planctomycete cytochrome C domain-containing protein; this encodes MKTLLPAFGLVLLAGAVAGPMVCADPPAKPAPEIATAQPDFNRDVRPILAARCFKCHGPDEKSRKAKLRLDTREGAEQILGKANDSEFLRRIETTDEGEVMPPPSTKVVLTAKEKQTLKAWITAGSPYAAHWSFVPPKRPPVPEIRNAKEIVRNPIDAFVVTRLQKEGLALSPEADRYTLIRRVYLDLIGIPPTPEEVDSFVKDQSPNAYEKVVDALLKSLRYGERWARKWLDLARYADTNGYEKDRGRSIWPYRDWVIRALNDDMPFDQFTIEQLAGDMLKSEKGAPPSLTSQIATGFHRNTMLNEEGGIDPLEFRYHAVTDRTSVTGTVWLGLTVGCAQCHTHKFDPITHTEYFRFFALLNNADEPELPVATPELTKKRAEIESKIRAAQEDGVKKVAPEVLATAFDEWVSAGRKHAVKWTTVRPTKMEAAPTKLALQADGSVFASGDAQKRDLYTLALNDLPAGITAIRIEALPDDRLPGSGPGRAYYEGPKGDFLLSEFTLTANGKPVAIAGGSESHVRANLGAKMALDGHPFTGWAGSGRAGGAASAVFNLAQPLTTKGAQLELLFERHYAASLGRFRLAVTTDSRAVTARDLPAEVEELFARPAESLTRAERAILFRHWLTIAPELKSARDEVDALRKQLPVPPTTLVMRERPADHPRPTFRHHRGEFLEPKEEVRPGVPAVLPPLPKGAEVNRLTFAKWLVAPENPLTARVTVNRHWHSFFGRGLVRTLDDFGYQGEVPTNPELLDWLALEFRENGWSVKKLHRLIVTSATYRQVSEVTPELLAKDSENKLLARGPRVRLEAEQIRDSALTAAGLLSTKMYGPSVFPPQPPGVTTEGTYGQLSWKVSEGEDRYRRGLYTFTKRTAPYAMSNTFDAPSGEACTARREVSNTALQALTMLNDAVLLEVAQSLGRRTATHDGSTADRVKYLVRLCLVRPPTAEELSLLTKFYETQYARFADDPKRAATVAGTSQDAVARAVWTATARAVLNFDEFVTRE